One genomic window of Gallaecimonas sp. GXIMD4217 includes the following:
- a CDS encoding DASS family sodium-coupled anion symporter, with protein MLMRLLLAGLALVAALLMLLFGPWPGPVTLGLSLLLAVAALWMTEVIPVMITALAVPLLAVLLGVFDVKAALAAFSHPVLFLFLGGFALASALKSQGLDLAMANAVIHLAGGRLWLAVLMLLLTAALLSMWISNTATAAMMLPLMLGLLQRAGRLGANSLVFALLGLAYSASIGGMGTLVGSPPNAIAAAYLKLSFLDWLALGLPLVALLWPLMLAVLWWQHRPQLAKRMDWHQQGRLQWTGPRIMTLAIFALTVAGWMLSGPLSRWLGGIAQFDSLVALAAVVAIGATRVASWDNLKRDIDWGVLLLFGGGLTLSAVLKETGTSAFLAESLSGALGGAPQWLLLGAVALFVVLLTELASNTASAALLVPLFGGIAQGLGLDPRAMAMLIAFAASCAFMLPVATPPNAIVFGSGQVPQLQMMRSGLRLNLLCVLVLTLYFSLV; from the coding sequence ATGCTCATGCGCTTGTTGCTTGCCGGCCTGGCCCTGGTGGCGGCCCTGTTGATGCTCTTGTTTGGTCCCTGGCCCGGGCCCGTCACCCTGGGCCTGTCGCTGCTGCTGGCGGTGGCGGCGCTGTGGATGACGGAAGTGATCCCGGTGATGATCACCGCCCTGGCGGTGCCGCTGCTGGCGGTGCTGCTGGGCGTTTTCGACGTCAAGGCCGCCCTGGCCGCCTTTTCCCACCCTGTGCTGTTCCTGTTCCTGGGCGGCTTTGCCCTGGCCTCGGCGCTCAAGTCCCAGGGCCTGGATCTGGCCATGGCTAACGCCGTTATTCACCTGGCCGGGGGCCGGCTCTGGCTGGCGGTGCTGATGCTGCTGCTGACCGCGGCACTGCTGTCGATGTGGATCAGCAACACCGCCACCGCCGCCATGATGTTGCCGCTGATGCTGGGCCTGCTGCAAAGGGCCGGCAGGCTCGGCGCCAACAGCCTGGTGTTCGCCCTGCTGGGCCTGGCCTACAGCGCCAGCATAGGGGGCATGGGCACCCTGGTGGGTAGCCCGCCCAACGCCATTGCCGCCGCCTACCTCAAGCTCAGCTTCCTGGACTGGTTGGCACTGGGGTTGCCGCTGGTGGCGCTGCTGTGGCCGCTGATGCTGGCCGTGCTCTGGTGGCAGCACAGGCCCCAGCTTGCCAAGCGGATGGATTGGCACCAGCAGGGCCGGCTGCAGTGGACGGGACCGCGCATCATGACCCTGGCCATCTTCGCGCTGACCGTGGCCGGCTGGATGCTGTCCGGCCCCCTGAGCCGCTGGCTGGGTGGCATCGCCCAGTTCGATTCCCTGGTGGCCCTGGCGGCGGTGGTGGCCATAGGTGCCACCAGGGTGGCGAGCTGGGACAACCTCAAGCGCGACATCGACTGGGGGGTCTTGCTGCTCTTTGGCGGCGGCCTGACCCTGAGCGCCGTGCTCAAGGAAACCGGCACCAGCGCCTTCCTGGCCGAAAGCCTTTCCGGGGCCCTTGGCGGCGCCCCGCAATGGCTGCTGCTGGGGGCGGTGGCGCTGTTCGTGGTGCTGCTGACCGAGCTGGCCTCCAACACCGCCAGTGCCGCGCTGCTGGTGCCGCTCTTTGGCGGCATCGCCCAGGGCCTGGGCCTGGATCCCAGGGCCATGGCCATGCTGATCGCCTTTGCCGCCTCCTGTGCCTTCATGCTGCCGGTGGCCACGCCCCCCAACGCCATCGTCTTCGGCTCCGGCCAGGTGCCGCAGCTGCAGATGATGCGCTCAGGTCTCAGGCTGAACCTGCTGTGCGTGCTGGTGCTGACGTTGTATTTCAGCCTGGTGTGA
- a CDS encoding GntR family transcriptional regulator: MQTQWQANKPIYEQLVEQLVAAILEERIAPGQALPSVRQLAGDMQVNPLTVQRALAQLAEMGVVEKRRGVGSFVSPGAREQLLNQERQRFLEQEWPEIQRRIKRLDLSLEQLLANQ; encoded by the coding sequence GTGCAGACCCAATGGCAGGCCAACAAGCCCATCTATGAACAGCTGGTCGAACAGCTGGTGGCAGCCATCCTCGAGGAGCGTATCGCACCTGGCCAGGCCCTACCGTCGGTACGGCAGCTGGCCGGGGACATGCAGGTCAACCCCCTGACGGTGCAGCGGGCCCTGGCCCAGCTGGCCGAGATGGGCGTGGTGGAAAAGCGCCGCGGCGTCGGCAGCTTCGTCAGCCCCGGCGCCAGGGAGCAGCTGCTCAACCAGGAAAGGCAACGCTTTCTCGAACAGGAATGGCCGGAGATCCAAAGGCGCATCAAGCGCCTGGATCTGAGCCTGGAACAACTTTTAGCGAATCAATAA
- a CDS encoding ABC transporter ATP-binding protein: protein METLIKLRGIRKGYGGKQVLDGLDLDVQRGQIIGLVGVNGAGKTTLLNAILGLAACDGDIEVLGQDPRRDRAGLLRRVAYISDVACLPRWLRVDEVIRYTATVHPNFDEGRCRAILAGTQIPARAKIKQLSKGMVTQLHLALVMAIDADLLVLDEPTLGLDVVYRQGFYQRLLEDYFDHSRTIIVTTHQVEEIEHILSHVLFLHDGRFVLSSSVDEIQDHFSQLQVGPAELAAARELGPLAERATMAGHLLTFERSRAELAGLGQISTPSLADIFVAKVGRAA from the coding sequence ATGGAGACACTGATCAAACTGCGGGGGATCCGCAAGGGCTATGGCGGCAAGCAGGTGCTGGACGGCCTGGATCTGGACGTGCAGCGCGGCCAGATCATCGGCCTGGTAGGCGTCAACGGCGCCGGCAAGACCACCCTGCTCAACGCCATACTGGGACTGGCCGCCTGTGACGGCGACATCGAGGTGCTGGGCCAGGATCCGCGCCGGGACAGGGCCGGGCTGCTCAGGCGGGTCGCCTACATTTCCGACGTGGCCTGCCTGCCCCGCTGGCTGCGGGTGGACGAGGTGATCCGCTACACCGCCACCGTGCACCCCAACTTCGACGAAGGGCGTTGCCGGGCCATACTGGCCGGCACCCAGATCCCGGCCAGGGCCAAGATCAAGCAGCTGTCCAAGGGCATGGTCACCCAGCTGCACCTGGCCCTGGTGATGGCCATAGACGCCGATCTGCTGGTGCTGGACGAGCCGACCCTGGGCCTGGATGTGGTCTATCGCCAGGGCTTCTACCAGCGCCTGCTGGAGGACTACTTCGACCACAGCCGCACCATCATCGTCACCACCCACCAGGTGGAGGAGATAGAGCACATCCTCAGCCATGTGCTGTTCCTCCACGACGGCCGCTTCGTGCTGAGCTCCAGCGTCGACGAGATCCAGGATCATTTCAGCCAGCTCCAGGTGGGGCCTGCCGAGCTGGCGGCGGCCCGGGAGCTGGGCCCGCTGGCCGAACGGGCCACCATGGCCGGGCACCTGCTCACCTTCGAGCGCAGCCGCGCCGAACTGGCCGGACTGGGGCAGATCAGCACCCCGTCCCTGGCCGACATCTTCGTTGCCAAGGTAGGGAGGGCCGCCTGA
- a CDS encoding DUF3820 family protein, translating into MYDKSQLLKLARMPMPFGKYQGRVLIDLPEEYLLWFANKGFPQGELGQLLQLALVIRIEGLEQLIRPLKGPRI; encoded by the coding sequence ATGTACGACAAATCCCAACTGCTGAAACTGGCCCGCATGCCCATGCCCTTTGGCAAGTACCAGGGCCGGGTGCTTATCGACCTGCCAGAAGAATACCTGCTGTGGTTTGCCAACAAGGGCTTTCCACAGGGCGAACTGGGCCAGCTGCTGCAGCTGGCGCTGGTGATCCGCATCGAAGGGCTGGAGCAGCTGATCCGGCCACTGAAGGGCCCCCGCATATAA
- a CDS encoding dihydrolipoamide acetyltransferase family protein yields the protein MKYFKLPDLGEGLPEAEIVEWHVKVGDEVEVDQVLASMETAKAIVDVPSPIKGKIEKLFGDAGDVIHTGEPLVGFEGQEEDSGTVVGKVDSHGAVAGGDDSFFAGNTMAPVAGSKVQALPATRLLAKKLGVDIEELTGTGANGVVVDADVQKAFEADDSLSKNEIIKGARKAMADAMRHSNDTCVPVTLADDADISDWAEGQDPTVRLIRAVAEACAAEPSLNAHFDMGTASRRLFDNVDLGIAVDSRHGLYVPVLRDVANRDDQSLRDGLDKMIADVKERRVPQDELKGATITLSNFGAIAGRYANPIITPPQVAIIGAGRSYDTVVMKDGKPVAKRMLPLSVTMDHQACTGGEAARFLKALKASLAKPKL from the coding sequence ATGAAATATTTCAAACTGCCCGATCTAGGTGAAGGCCTGCCGGAAGCGGAAATCGTCGAATGGCACGTCAAGGTCGGTGACGAAGTGGAAGTGGACCAGGTGCTGGCCTCCATGGAAACCGCCAAGGCCATAGTGGACGTACCGTCGCCCATCAAGGGCAAGATCGAGAAGCTGTTCGGCGATGCCGGCGACGTCATTCACACCGGCGAGCCCCTGGTGGGCTTCGAAGGCCAGGAAGAAGACTCCGGCACCGTGGTCGGCAAGGTCGACAGCCACGGCGCCGTGGCCGGTGGCGACGACAGCTTCTTCGCCGGCAACACCATGGCTCCGGTGGCGGGCTCCAAGGTCCAGGCCCTGCCGGCCACCCGCCTGCTGGCCAAGAAGCTGGGCGTGGACATCGAAGAGCTGACCGGCACCGGCGCCAACGGCGTGGTGGTGGATGCCGACGTGCAGAAGGCCTTCGAGGCCGACGACAGCCTGTCCAAGAACGAGATCATCAAGGGTGCCCGCAAGGCCATGGCCGATGCCATGCGCCATTCAAACGACACCTGCGTGCCGGTGACCCTGGCCGATGATGCCGACATCAGCGACTGGGCCGAAGGCCAGGATCCCACCGTGCGCCTGATCCGCGCCGTGGCCGAGGCCTGCGCCGCCGAGCCAAGCCTGAACGCCCACTTCGACATGGGCACCGCCAGCCGCCGCCTGTTCGACAACGTCGATCTCGGCATCGCCGTGGACTCCAGGCACGGCCTGTACGTGCCGGTGCTGCGTGACGTGGCCAACCGCGACGACCAGAGCCTGCGCGACGGCCTGGACAAGATGATCGCCGATGTCAAGGAGCGCCGCGTGCCCCAGGACGAGCTCAAGGGCGCCACCATCACCCTGTCCAACTTCGGCGCCATCGCCGGCCGTTACGCCAACCCCATCATCACGCCGCCCCAGGTCGCCATCATCGGCGCCGGTCGCAGCTACGATACCGTGGTGATGAAGGACGGTAAGCCGGTGGCCAAGCGCATGCTGCCGCTGTCGGTGACCATGGACCACCAGGCCTGTACCGGCGGCGAGGCGGCTCGCTTCCTCAAGGCCCTGAAGGCGTCCCTGGCCAAGCCCAAGCTGTAA
- a CDS encoding alpha-ketoacid dehydrogenase subunit beta has translation MAKVALIEAVNMALHHEMARDENVVCLGEDIGTNGGVFRATVGLKEEFGFKRVMDTPLAEGLIGGLTVGMASQGLRPVAEFQFQGFIFPAMEQIICQAARMRNRTRGRITLPLVYRAPFGGGIHAPEHHSESVEAIFAHVPGLRVVIPSSPARAYGLLLAAIRSNDPVLFFEPKRIYRTVKHEVEDNGQALPLDVAFILREGTDITLVSWGASVNETLIAADRLAEQGIKAEVIDLATIKPLDIDTILNSVRKTGRLCIVHEACRSFGVGAEIAAQVAEKALWDLKAPIGRVGGFDTTMPYYKNENYYMIQPEDIIEGVQKVMECSA, from the coding sequence ATGGCTAAGGTTGCACTTATCGAAGCGGTCAACATGGCCTTGCACCATGAGATGGCCCGCGACGAAAACGTGGTCTGCCTCGGTGAAGATATCGGCACCAACGGCGGCGTGTTCCGCGCCACCGTGGGCCTGAAGGAAGAATTCGGCTTCAAGCGTGTCATGGACACGCCCCTGGCCGAAGGCCTGATCGGCGGCCTGACCGTGGGCATGGCCTCCCAGGGCCTGCGCCCGGTGGCCGAGTTCCAGTTCCAGGGCTTCATCTTCCCGGCCATGGAGCAGATCATCTGCCAGGCGGCCCGCATGCGTAACCGCACCCGCGGCCGCATCACCCTGCCGCTGGTGTACCGCGCCCCCTTCGGTGGCGGTATCCATGCCCCGGAGCACCACAGCGAAAGCGTCGAAGCCATCTTCGCCCATGTGCCCGGCCTGCGGGTGGTGATCCCCTCCAGCCCGGCCCGTGCCTACGGCCTGCTGCTGGCGGCCATCCGCAGCAATGACCCCGTGCTCTTCTTCGAGCCCAAGCGCATCTACCGTACCGTCAAGCACGAGGTGGAAGACAACGGCCAGGCCCTGCCCCTGGACGTGGCCTTTATCCTCCGCGAAGGCACCGATATCACCCTGGTGAGCTGGGGCGCCAGCGTCAACGAGACGCTGATCGCCGCCGATCGCCTGGCGGAGCAGGGCATCAAGGCCGAGGTCATCGATCTGGCCACCATCAAGCCCCTGGATATCGACACTATTCTCAATTCCGTTCGCAAGACCGGCCGCCTGTGCATCGTCCACGAGGCGTGCCGCAGCTTCGGTGTCGGCGCCGAGATCGCCGCCCAGGTGGCCGAGAAGGCCCTGTGGGATCTCAAGGCCCCCATCGGCCGCGTCGGTGGCTTCGACACCACCATGCCGTATTACAAGAACGAGAATTACTACATGATCCAACCCGAGGACATCATCGAGGGAGTCCAAAAAGTCATGGAGTGCAGCGCATGA
- the pdhA gene encoding pyruvate dehydrogenase (acetyl-transferring) E1 component subunit alpha yields MTFTSKSTITQLQYLDEEGNVVQPLPAWADNLDLLVEFYRHMVLVRTYDKKAIALQRTGQMGTYPSHLGAEAIGIGVGAAMDVEDVYVPYYRDMPTMYMRGATMVHNMLYWGGTEQGSYFHRPDGKLSEDFPICVPIATQCTHATGVASAFKLRGEKRVAVTAIGDGGTSKGDFLEAINCAGAWQLPCIFVINNNQWAISVPRAIQCGAPTLAQKAIGAGIPGVQVDGNDIIAVYDAMLTALNRARAGKGATLIEAVSYRLSDHTTADDATRYRGSEEVNAAWKREPVKRLRNYLHNAGVWNEDKEQALQAECNAKVEEAVQQYLNHPKEPPESMMDHHFEQLVEPLASQREELIKKAMRMEGGQSHG; encoded by the coding sequence ATGACCTTTACGTCAAAGTCAACCATTACCCAACTCCAGTACCTGGATGAAGAGGGTAATGTGGTCCAGCCCCTGCCTGCCTGGGCAGACAACCTGGATCTGTTGGTCGAGTTTTACCGCCATATGGTGCTGGTTCGCACCTATGACAAGAAAGCCATCGCCCTGCAGCGTACCGGCCAGATGGGGACCTACCCGTCGCACCTGGGCGCGGAAGCCATCGGCATCGGCGTGGGTGCGGCCATGGACGTCGAAGACGTCTACGTGCCTTACTACCGCGACATGCCCACCATGTACATGCGTGGCGCCACCATGGTGCACAACATGCTGTACTGGGGCGGCACCGAGCAGGGCAGTTATTTCCACCGCCCGGACGGGAAGCTTTCCGAAGACTTCCCCATCTGTGTACCCATCGCCACCCAGTGCACCCACGCCACCGGCGTGGCCTCGGCGTTCAAGCTGCGCGGTGAGAAGCGGGTGGCGGTCACCGCCATAGGTGACGGTGGCACCTCCAAGGGCGACTTCCTGGAAGCCATCAACTGCGCCGGTGCCTGGCAGCTGCCCTGCATCTTCGTGATCAACAACAACCAGTGGGCCATCTCGGTGCCGCGTGCCATCCAGTGTGGCGCCCCGACCCTGGCCCAGAAGGCCATAGGTGCCGGCATTCCCGGCGTGCAGGTGGACGGCAACGACATCATCGCCGTCTACGACGCCATGCTGACCGCCCTGAACCGGGCCCGCGCCGGCAAGGGCGCCACCCTGATCGAGGCGGTGTCCTATCGCCTTTCCGACCACACCACCGCCGACGACGCCACCCGCTACCGTGGCTCCGAGGAAGTGAACGCGGCCTGGAAGCGCGAGCCGGTCAAGCGCCTGCGCAACTACCTGCACAACGCCGGCGTCTGGAACGAGGACAAGGAGCAGGCCCTGCAGGCGGAGTGCAACGCCAAGGTGGAAGAGGCGGTACAGCAGTACCTGAACCACCCCAAGGAGCCGCCCGAGTCCATGATGGATCACCACTTCGAGCAACTGGTGGAGCCCCTGGCCAGCCAGCGGGAAGAGCTGATCAAGAAGGCAATGCGCATGGAAGGAGGTCAGTCCCATGGCTAA
- the astE gene encoding succinylglutamate desuccinylase, translated as MIAHNDILALTRANPGHLAPSSFTTDGGIQVEIWDTGIFTFSPAEPGNKDIILSCGVHGNETAPMEIVRDLAKGILDGSQALSHRLLILIGNPAAINLGERQVEENLNRLFSGAHSEGEGLINDERRRAKALEDAVARFFGQRQGAERLHYDLHTAIRGSRHEKFAVYPFLHGAPRDKEQIRFLAACGVDTVLLSESPTTTFSYFSSHNFGAHAFTVELGKVRPFGENDMSRFEAAARTLAALVGGQDLTLPPYDESRLNLYKISRVINKQSEAFAFTFDDDVENFTPYPRGHLIATDGDIEHRIEAEEEAVIFPNAKVALGQRATLLVVRTTLN; from the coding sequence ATGATCGCCCATAACGATATTCTGGCGCTGACCCGCGCCAACCCAGGCCACCTGGCCCCATCCTCTTTCACCACAGACGGCGGTATCCAGGTCGAGATCTGGGACACCGGCATCTTCACCTTCAGCCCGGCCGAGCCCGGCAACAAGGACATCATTCTTTCCTGCGGCGTGCATGGCAACGAGACCGCCCCCATGGAGATCGTCCGGGATCTGGCCAAGGGCATACTGGACGGCAGCCAGGCGCTGTCGCACCGGCTGCTGATCCTCATTGGCAACCCCGCCGCCATCAACCTCGGCGAGCGCCAGGTGGAGGAAAACCTCAACCGCCTGTTCAGCGGCGCCCACTCAGAGGGCGAGGGCCTGATCAACGACGAGCGTCGCCGGGCCAAGGCCCTGGAGGACGCCGTGGCACGCTTCTTCGGCCAGCGCCAGGGCGCCGAGCGCCTCCATTACGATCTGCACACCGCCATCCGCGGCTCCCGGCACGAGAAGTTCGCCGTCTACCCCTTCCTGCACGGCGCGCCGCGGGACAAGGAGCAGATCCGCTTCCTGGCCGCCTGTGGCGTCGATACCGTGCTGCTGTCGGAATCGCCCACCACCACCTTCAGCTATTTCTCGTCCCACAACTTCGGCGCCCATGCCTTCACCGTGGAGCTGGGCAAGGTTCGCCCCTTCGGCGAGAACGACATGAGCCGCTTCGAGGCCGCCGCCCGGACCCTGGCCGCCCTGGTAGGGGGGCAGGATCTCACGCTGCCGCCCTACGACGAAAGCCGGCTCAACCTCTACAAGATCAGCCGCGTCATCAACAAGCAGAGCGAGGCCTTCGCCTTTACCTTCGACGACGACGTGGAGAACTTCACCCCTTATCCCAGGGGGCACCTGATCGCCACCGACGGTGATATCGAACACCGTATCGAGGCCGAGGAGGAAGCGGTGATCTTCCCCAACGCCAAGGTGGCCCTCGGCCAACGCGCCACCCTGCTGGTGGTGCGCACCACACTGAACTAG
- the pgm gene encoding phosphoglucomutase (alpha-D-glucose-1,6-bisphosphate-dependent) produces the protein MASDNGAGTPAPQSQLVDIPALISQFFLTRPDPAKAGERVSFGTSGHRGTSLRASFNQDHVLAIAQAVADYRRDAGINGPLYLGFDSHGLSRPAFDCALMVLVANGVQVRYQDGFGMTPTPAVSHAILAHGGNADGLIITPSHNPPQDGGIKYNPPHGGPAGTEVTQVIQARANTYLEGGLEGVKRLGLAEALASPHAEAFDFVEHYVRDLDRVINLAAIREAGVRIAVHPLGGAALDYWRAIAEHWQLELTVVDERVDPRFAFMPRDKDGAIRMDCSSAPVMADLLQYKDQYDLCLGNDPDADRHGIVTPDGLMNPNHYLAVAIDYLSRHRSHWPSELGIGKTLVSSALIDKVVADNGRPLVEVPVGFKWFVDGLHQGKLAFGGEESAGASFLDREGRPWSTDKDGLILGLLAAEIQAKTGKSASQYHQELVARHGVSFYKRIDAPVEAEMKAAFGRLVPTLAEGAMLAGDAVVSAFIQAPGNGAAIGGIKVVSDNGWFAARPSGTEPIYKIYAESFVDEGHLEQILRDAQALLADWLAQV, from the coding sequence ATGGCCAGTGACAACGGTGCCGGTACCCCGGCGCCGCAATCCCAGTTGGTGGATATTCCCGCCCTCATTTCCCAGTTTTTCCTGACCAGGCCCGATCCCGCCAAGGCCGGCGAGCGGGTCAGCTTCGGCACCTCCGGCCACAGGGGCACCAGCCTCAGGGCCAGCTTCAACCAGGACCACGTGCTGGCCATAGCCCAGGCCGTGGCGGACTACCGCCGTGACGCCGGCATCAATGGCCCCCTGTACCTGGGTTTCGATTCCCATGGCCTGTCCCGGCCCGCCTTCGACTGCGCCCTGATGGTGCTGGTGGCCAACGGCGTACAGGTACGCTACCAGGACGGCTTCGGCATGACCCCGACCCCGGCGGTGTCCCACGCCATCCTGGCCCACGGCGGCAATGCCGACGGCCTGATCATCACCCCGTCCCACAACCCGCCCCAGGACGGTGGCATCAAGTACAACCCGCCCCATGGCGGCCCGGCCGGCACCGAGGTCACCCAGGTGATCCAGGCCAGGGCCAATACCTACCTGGAAGGCGGCCTGGAGGGCGTCAAGCGGCTCGGCCTGGCCGAGGCCCTGGCCAGCCCCCATGCCGAGGCCTTCGACTTCGTCGAGCACTATGTGCGGGATCTGGACAGGGTCATCAACCTGGCCGCCATCCGCGAGGCCGGGGTGCGCATCGCCGTGCATCCTCTGGGCGGCGCCGCCCTGGATTACTGGCGCGCCATCGCCGAGCACTGGCAGCTTGAGCTGACGGTGGTGGACGAGCGCGTCGACCCCCGTTTTGCCTTCATGCCCAGGGACAAGGACGGTGCCATCCGCATGGACTGCTCCTCGGCGCCGGTGATGGCGGATCTGCTCCAGTACAAGGACCAGTACGATCTCTGCCTGGGCAATGATCCGGACGCCGATCGCCACGGCATCGTCACCCCGGACGGGCTGATGAACCCCAACCATTACCTGGCGGTGGCCATCGACTATCTCAGCAGGCACCGCAGCCACTGGCCCAGTGAGCTGGGCATCGGCAAGACCCTGGTGTCCAGCGCCCTCATCGACAAGGTGGTGGCCGACAACGGCCGCCCCCTGGTGGAGGTGCCGGTGGGCTTCAAGTGGTTTGTGGACGGCCTGCACCAGGGCAAACTGGCCTTTGGCGGCGAGGAGTCCGCCGGCGCCAGCTTCCTGGACAGGGAAGGGCGGCCCTGGAGCACCGACAAGGACGGCCTGATCCTGGGCCTGCTGGCGGCGGAGATCCAGGCCAAGACCGGCAAGAGCGCCAGCCAGTATCACCAGGAGCTGGTGGCCCGGCACGGCGTCTCCTTCTACAAGCGTATCGACGCCCCCGTCGAGGCCGAGATGAAGGCCGCCTTTGGCCGCCTGGTGCCGACGCTTGCCGAGGGCGCCATGCTGGCCGGTGACGCCGTCGTGTCGGCCTTTATCCAGGCGCCCGGCAATGGCGCCGCCATAGGTGGCATCAAGGTGGTCAGCGACAACGGCTGGTTCGCCGCCAGGCCGTCCGGCACCGAGCCCATCTACAAGATCTACGCCGAGTCCTTCGTGGACGAGGGCCACCTGGAGCAGATCCTGCGGGATGCCCAGGCCCTGCTGGCGGACTGGCTGGCACAGGTCTGA
- a CDS encoding replication initiation regulator SeqA (negative modulator of the initiation of chromosome replication): protein MKTIEVDDDLYQYIASNTQHIGESASDILRRLLGFAQGAAAAPAVAKVNGEVPVETLENAGSAVGRFLAVLGELHGKHGQEFAKVLQIRGRDRLYFSTDAKALNAAGKSTNPKAIPGSPYWVVTNNNTAKKRAIVSQTMAVLGYDDGQIQDIVAKI, encoded by the coding sequence ATGAAAACCATCGAAGTAGACGACGATCTGTATCAGTACATCGCGTCCAATACCCAACATATCGGTGAAAGCGCCTCCGACATCCTGCGCCGCCTGCTTGGCTTCGCCCAGGGCGCCGCCGCTGCCCCCGCCGTGGCCAAGGTCAACGGCGAGGTGCCCGTGGAGACCCTGGAAAATGCCGGCAGCGCCGTGGGCCGCTTCCTGGCGGTGCTGGGCGAGCTGCACGGCAAGCACGGCCAGGAGTTCGCTAAGGTGCTGCAGATCCGTGGCCGCGACCGCCTCTATTTCTCCACCGATGCCAAGGCCCTCAACGCCGCCGGCAAGTCCACCAATCCCAAGGCCATCCCCGGCAGCCCCTACTGGGTGGTGACCAACAACAATACCGCCAAGAAGCGGGCCATCGTCAGCCAGACCATGGCCGTGCTCGGCTACGACGACGGCCAGATCCAGGACATCGTCGCCAAGATCTGA
- a CDS encoding alpha/beta fold hydrolase, producing the protein MPLLNYQQRGQGRPLILIHGLFGSLDNLGALGRSLEDAFQVTSVDVRNHGKSFHSDEMHYQAMAGDVLALMDHLGIETASVVGHSMGGKIAMQLALTAPERVSALVAADIAPVAYRRNNHEGVFKGLSSIDPGCYDSRKAVETELAKYVLEPGVRQFILKNLQKGDQGLYWRLNVRALIDNYPDILGAPEGSPYPGPTLFVKGAESDYLTADHKEAVARLFPRAQLKVIQGTGHWLHAEKPAVFNKLVGDFLRAN; encoded by the coding sequence ATGCCACTTTTGAACTACCAACAGCGCGGCCAGGGCCGCCCCCTGATCCTGATCCACGGCCTGTTCGGCAGCCTGGACAACCTCGGCGCCCTGGGCCGCAGCCTGGAAGACGCCTTCCAGGTGACCTCTGTGGACGTGCGCAACCACGGCAAGTCCTTCCACAGCGACGAGATGCACTACCAAGCCATGGCCGGCGACGTGCTGGCATTGATGGATCACCTGGGCATCGAAACCGCCTCGGTGGTGGGCCATTCCATGGGCGGCAAGATAGCCATGCAGCTGGCCCTGACGGCGCCCGAACGGGTGAGCGCCCTGGTGGCGGCGGACATCGCCCCGGTCGCCTACCGGCGCAACAACCACGAGGGGGTCTTTAAGGGTCTGTCCAGCATCGACCCCGGCTGCTACGACAGCCGCAAGGCGGTCGAGACCGAGCTGGCCAAATACGTGCTTGAACCCGGGGTGCGCCAGTTCATCCTCAAGAACCTGCAAAAGGGCGACCAGGGCCTGTACTGGCGCCTGAACGTCAGGGCGCTGATCGACAACTACCCGGATATCCTCGGCGCGCCAGAGGGAAGCCCCTACCCGGGTCCGACCCTGTTCGTGAAGGGGGCCGAGTCCGATTACCTGACCGCCGACCACAAGGAGGCGGTGGCCAGGCTGTTCCCCCGGGCCCAGCTCAAGGTGATCCAGGGCACCGGCCACTGGCTCCATGCCGAGAAACCCGCGGTTTTCAACAAGCTGGTCGGCGACTTTTTACGGGCCAACTGA
- a CDS encoding DUF2788 domain-containing protein, which yields MLAEHYETLEAIGLNLFFVAIFVFIGLAIQDVLKKGNVPKFGRYIVWLVLFLGCAGFISKEIIKLFWEGSGIG from the coding sequence ATGTTGGCAGAGCACTACGAAACCCTTGAGGCGATCGGCCTGAATCTCTTCTTTGTGGCCATTTTCGTCTTCATCGGCCTGGCCATCCAGGACGTGTTGAAGAAAGGCAATGTCCCCAAGTTCGGCCGCTATATCGTCTGGCTGGTGCTCTTTCTCGGTTGTGCCGGCTTCATCAGCAAGGAAATCATCAAGCTGTTCTGGGAAGGCTCCGGCATTGGCTGA
- the ybfE gene encoding LexA regulated protein — protein sequence MAKESSDRITIDLFAEEKRRGRPKTNPLPRKLQLKVNKRNQIKRDKEKGLRRIELKVEQQLFDALNDLAQEQNLSRSQLIESILKSQLEAGD from the coding sequence ATGGCCAAGGAATCCAGCGATCGCATCACCATTGATCTCTTTGCAGAAGAAAAACGCCGCGGCAGGCCCAAGACCAATCCCCTGCCCCGCAAGCTGCAGCTGAAGGTCAACAAGCGCAACCAGATCAAGCGCGACAAGGAAAAGGGGCTCAGGCGCATCGAGCTCAAGGTGGAACAGCAGCTGTTCGACGCCTTGAACGACCTGGCCCAGGAACAGAATTTGAGCCGAAGCCAGCTCATCGAATCCATTTTGAAATCCCAGTTGGAAGCCGGGGACTGA